One Salvia splendens isolate huo1 chromosome 12, SspV2, whole genome shotgun sequence genomic window carries:
- the LOC121758755 gene encoding kinesin-like protein KIN-UB isoform X2 — translation MREAMQMDTTSGNPPVGQDSNHMWSRDGNNGERVLIANLHEQVGLQKILSLLESEDATVRKYEVKVVANLAAEEANQELIMA, via the exons ATGCGAGAGGCTATGCAGATGGATACAACCTCTGGCAATCCCCCAGTTGGTCAAGATTCCAATCATATGTGGTCTAGAGATGGTAATAATGGAGAACGGGTATTGATTGCAAACCTTCATGAACAAG TTGGATTGCAAAAGATATTATCATTACTTGAGTCAGAGGATGCTACTGTACGGAAATATGAGGTAAAAGTGGTAGCCAACTTAGCTGCAGAAG AGGCTAATCAAGAGCTCATAATGGCCTGA
- the LOC121759463 gene encoding putative F-box protein At3g16210 gives MMILEGDSGCGIMNKIAKKGRLSARKETKLRDVLFANLPEEITIEILRRLTIRHVMTCKCVLRKSWRDLIEGEDFGMSYTPKPGLFFVYGDMEMQYVVCDEALKPLFRFGSPSHNQFSTAHYRVIVASANGFLSIWDQRDNILFICNPMTREHVELPRLSKYNKVCSFWGFGVSKTSSQYKIVYVDKDSCWVYTLGTGLWRSIEAIDPCIFLLGFDSAAFLNGNLHWLTYDSKENIFICCFDLETDIFTRFSLPCEFSDDISSYKRIYIFEGRLYLCGILDWCRVVLRMMNSYGDDNSWIKEYSFDIPGVYSRMRGLKVLVNGELLIAIPGLYMCTTHDRLFFIDPKNTEAPVAYKTYGDLEQNYSSNIATYTPSLISLTTIGCHNVQPLNFLYY, from the coding sequence ATGATGATTTTGGAAGGCGATTCTGGGTGTGGCATAATGAATAAAATTGCCAAAAAGGGTCGTTTATCTGCAAGGAAAGAAACGAAACTGAGAGATGTTTTGTTTGCAAATCTACCGGAAGAGATTACGATAGAGATCTTACGAAGACTCACCATTAGGCACGTTATGACGTGCAAGTGTGTTCTTCGTAAATCATGGCGCGATCTAATTGAGGGGGAGGACTTTGGGATGTCGTATACTCCAAAACCAGGCCTATTTTTCGTGTATGGAGACATGGAAATGCAGTACGTTGTCTGCGATGAGGCCTTAAAGCCACTTTTCCGATTCGGTTCGCCTTCTCATAATCAATTTTCCACTGCTCACTATCGTGTTATAGTTGCTTCAGCTAATGGTTTCCTTTCAATTTGGGACCAACGTGATAACATTCTATTTATATGCAACCCAATGACTCGTGAGCATGTCGAGCTCCCTCGTCTATCTAAGTACAATAAAGTTTGTTCCTTTTGGGGCTTTGGAGTGAGCAAAACAAGTAGTCAATATAAGATTGTATATGTCGATAAAGATAGTTGTTGGGTATACACTCTAGGAACAGGGTTGTGGAGAAGCATCGAAGCAATTGATCCATGCATATTTTTACTCGGTTTTGATAGTGCTGCTTTTTTGAATGGAAATCTTCACTGGCTGACATATGATTCGAAAGAAAATATCTTTATTTGTTGCTTTGATCTAGAAACTGACATCTTTACCCGTTTCTCTCTTCCTTGTGAGTTTAGTGACGATATATCTAGCTACAAGCGGATATATATATTTGAGGGTCGGCTATATTTATGCGGTATTTTAGATTGGTGTCGTGTCGTTCTTCGGATGATGAACAGCTACGGAGATGATAATTCTTGGATAAAGGAATATAGCTTCGATATACCCGGAGTTTATTCAAGAATGCGCGGGCTCAAAGTTTTGGTGAATGGTGAATTGTTGATAGCAATTCCGGGTCTTTATATGTGCACAACTCATGATCGACTATTTTTTATCGACCCCAAAAACACTGAAGCTCCGGTGGCATATAAAACATATGGTGATTTGGAACAAAATTATTCTTCCAATATTGCTACTTATACCCCAAGCTTAATTTCGCTCACCACCattggttgtcataatgttcAGCCGTTAAATTTTTTGTACTATTAG
- the LOC121758755 gene encoding kinesin-like protein KIN-UB isoform X1, translating to MREAMQMDTTSGNPPVGQDSNHMWSRDGNNGERVLIANLHEQVGLQKILSLLESEDATVRKYEVKVVANLAAEGISHLLLYASSELSNVFLIS from the exons ATGCGAGAGGCTATGCAGATGGATACAACCTCTGGCAATCCCCCAGTTGGTCAAGATTCCAATCATATGTGGTCTAGAGATGGTAATAATGGAGAACGGGTATTGATTGCAAACCTTCATGAACAAG TTGGATTGCAAAAGATATTATCATTACTTGAGTCAGAGGATGCTACTGTACGGAAATATGAGGTAAAAGTGGTAGCCAACTTAGCTGCAGAAGGTATTTCACATTTGCTCCTGTATGCATCATCCGAATTGTCCAATGTCTTTCTGATCTCCTAA